In one Fluviispira vulneris genomic region, the following are encoded:
- the rpoN gene encoding RNA polymerase factor sigma-54 gives MALEIKQGLKTSQRISLSAELKNSITILTLGRIELEKFVNEELEKNPCLVDISNSNKKEQKNHYEELKYALQKSFNQSDFLEKFNDINGSEEISSANQRKEFPDNSAIHSIHDFIENQISTQRLSPYEKECVHIVLQYIDDNGFINTKLNIIAESHSIHEDDLIFALELIQKCEPAGVGARDLQECLLLQYNKLEKKSKFVEKILTVYWEEFQKQNFQKIAKNEKMTLEKVKESFRFIKANLDPKPARQFGTQTNQIIIPDVFVYKRDNEWICSLNENDLPRLKLSKKYTKLIKDIKESMDRKNNKETYKYISENIKSAKWLVRSLAERDKTILKVVDTILKYQKRFFEYGVDFLTPMTLKTVAQELNLHESTISRATSGKYLYSPRGIFELKYFFNASVENNAGKELANESIKQHVADFIRNEDKSKPLSDQEIVEKMFKEKNIKIARRTISKYRESLGILSSAKRIQRF, from the coding sequence ATGGCGCTTGAAATCAAACAAGGACTTAAAACATCACAAAGAATTTCACTTTCAGCTGAATTAAAAAATTCTATAACAATTTTAACATTAGGAAGAATTGAGCTCGAAAAGTTTGTCAATGAAGAATTAGAAAAAAATCCTTGCCTTGTTGATATTTCAAATTCAAACAAAAAAGAACAAAAAAATCACTATGAAGAATTGAAGTATGCTCTTCAAAAATCATTTAATCAGAGCGATTTTCTCGAAAAATTTAATGATATAAATGGATCGGAAGAAATTTCTTCAGCAAATCAAAGAAAAGAATTTCCAGATAATTCAGCTATTCACTCAATTCATGATTTCATTGAAAATCAAATATCCACTCAACGTCTCAGCCCGTATGAAAAAGAATGTGTGCATATTGTTCTTCAATATATTGATGACAATGGATTTATCAATACAAAATTAAATATTATTGCAGAAAGTCATTCTATCCATGAAGATGATCTTATTTTTGCTCTTGAATTAATTCAAAAATGCGAACCAGCAGGTGTGGGCGCTCGAGATCTCCAAGAATGTCTTTTGCTTCAGTATAATAAGCTAGAGAAAAAATCAAAATTTGTTGAAAAAATCCTTACAGTATACTGGGAAGAGTTTCAAAAACAGAATTTTCAAAAAATTGCAAAAAATGAAAAAATGACTCTGGAAAAAGTGAAAGAATCTTTCCGTTTTATTAAAGCAAATTTAGATCCAAAACCAGCAAGGCAGTTTGGTACACAAACTAATCAAATTATAATTCCAGATGTATTTGTCTATAAAAGAGATAATGAATGGATTTGCAGTTTAAATGAAAACGATTTGCCTCGACTTAAACTTTCAAAAAAGTACACGAAACTGATTAAAGATATAAAAGAAAGTATGGATAGAAAAAATAATAAAGAAACATACAAATATATTTCAGAAAATATTAAATCTGCAAAATGGCTCGTAAGATCACTTGCGGAAAGAGACAAAACAATTTTAAAAGTTGTTGACACTATTCTTAAATATCAAAAAAGATTTTTTGAATATGGCGTTGATTTCCTCACCCCAATGACCCTTAAAACCGTTGCACAAGAGCTTAATTTACATGAAAGTACAATTTCTCGAGCAACATCAGGGAAATATCTTTATTCACCTCGGGGAATTTTTGAATTAAAATACTTTTTTAACGCATCAGTCGAGAACAATGCTGGGAAAGAATTGGCGAATGAATCAATCAAGCAGCATGTCGCTGATTTCATTAGAAATGAAGATAAGTCGAAACCTCTCTCCGATCAAGAAATTGTTGAAAAAATGTTTAAAGAAAAAAACATTAAAATTGCACGCCGCACAATCTCTAAATACAGAGAATCTTTGGGAATTCTTTCTTCTGCGAAAAGAATCCAAAGGTTTTGA
- a CDS encoding flagellin N-terminal helical domain-containing protein has translation MGLRIKSNVESLIAQRRLNENEEQLSDSIEKLASGLRINKSSDDAAGLAISETMRAKIRGFAQAKRNASDGISFLQTGEGGLSELNNLIIRMRELTTQAASDTVSSTERSYLNKEFQELGSEINRIKDQTEFNGKSLFSEEGQKDIAIQVGVNFRKANGDTNNENETIKLKFEDLSELNESLANLKDLNIEGESGDELGGSDTEKIFSNLDDSMLKITKARATFGALQSRLNSTITSIDVGSENLSAAQSRIRDVDYGSESARFTQNKILVAAGTAVLAQANQLPEHILHLIG, from the coding sequence ATGGGATTAAGAATTAAATCAAATGTTGAAAGCTTGATTGCACAAAGACGCTTGAATGAAAATGAAGAACAATTAAGCGATAGCATAGAAAAGTTAGCATCCGGTTTAAGAATTAATAAATCTTCGGACGATGCCGCAGGACTTGCAATTTCAGAAACAATGCGAGCAAAAATAAGAGGATTTGCTCAAGCAAAGAGAAATGCATCGGATGGGATTTCTTTTTTGCAAACAGGTGAAGGCGGATTAAGTGAGCTCAATAATTTAATTATTCGTATGCGTGAATTAACCACACAAGCAGCAAGCGATACAGTAAGTTCAACAGAAAGAAGTTACCTTAATAAAGAATTTCAGGAACTTGGTTCCGAAATCAATCGTATTAAAGATCAAACTGAATTCAATGGCAAAAGCCTTTTTTCAGAGGAAGGACAAAAAGATATCGCTATTCAAGTTGGAGTTAATTTTAGAAAAGCAAACGGTGATACAAATAATGAAAATGAAACCATTAAGTTAAAATTTGAAGATCTAAGCGAGTTAAATGAATCACTCGCGAATTTAAAGGATTTAAATATTGAAGGCGAAAGTGGAGATGAATTAGGCGGAAGTGACACAGAAAAAATATTTTCAAATTTAGATGACTCTATGCTAAAGATTACTAAGGCACGTGCAACGTTTGGCGCTTTGCAAAGCCGATTGAACTCAACAATCACATCAATCGATGTAGGGAGTGAAAACTTGAGTGCAGCACAGTCACGAATTCGGGATGTTGACTATGGATCCGAAAGTGCGCGTTTTACCCAAAATAAAATTCTTGTTGCTGCAGGAACTGCTGTACTTGCACAAGCAAATCAGCTTCCAGAACATATATTGCACCTAATTGGGTAG
- a CDS encoding flagellin N-terminal helical domain-containing protein gives MGLRIRTNVESLSAQRFLSNNNADMNSSMEKLSSGLRINKSSDDAAGLAISEGLRAKTRGLMQAKRNANDGVSLVQVAEGGLNETSNILIRMRELTVQSASDTVGIQERGFLDKEYQNLMEEIDRISDTTEFNGRKLLGPQTSENGVILQVGYNGTANDILKLQLGDAPEGITSETLGIKDSSLAGEDREKIAENLSIIDAGLYMVANTRATLGATQSRLNSAISNISVSTENMMAANSRIRDADFAEETAKMTQSRILSQAGLAVLSQANQRPEMALSLLR, from the coding sequence ATGGGACTTCGCATTCGCACCAACGTAGAATCACTTTCCGCACAAAGATTTCTTTCCAATAATAATGCAGATATGAATTCAAGCATGGAAAAATTATCATCTGGTTTAAGAATAAATAAATCATCTGATGATGCTGCTGGACTTGCAATATCTGAAGGATTAAGAGCAAAAACAAGAGGCTTAATGCAAGCAAAACGCAATGCAAATGATGGTGTTTCTCTTGTACAAGTAGCTGAAGGTGGGCTTAACGAAACAAGTAATATTTTAATAAGAATGAGAGAACTCACAGTGCAATCAGCTTCAGACACAGTTGGTATACAAGAAAGAGGATTTCTTGATAAAGAATATCAGAATTTAATGGAAGAAATTGATCGTATTTCAGACACTACAGAATTTAATGGTCGCAAATTATTAGGACCACAGACGTCTGAAAATGGTGTTATTTTACAAGTTGGATATAACGGAACAGCTAACGATATTTTAAAGTTACAACTTGGAGATGCACCTGAAGGAATTACCAGCGAAACTTTAGGAATTAAAGATTCATCATTAGCTGGTGAAGACAGAGAAAAAATCGCAGAAAATTTAAGCATAATTGATGCTGGTCTTTATATGGTTGCCAATACCCGTGCAACTCTTGGAGCAACACAATCTCGTTTAAACAGCGCCATAAGCAATATATCAGTTTCAACTGAAAATATGATGGCAGCAAATAGCCGCATTCGTGATGCTGATTTTGCTGAAGAAACAGCAAAAATGACGCAAAGCCGCATTCTGAGTCAAGCAGGACTAGCTGTTTTATCTCAAGCAAATCAGCGACCTGAAATGGCTTTATCACTCCTTCGTTAA
- a CDS encoding pyridoxal phosphate-dependent aminotransferase encodes MNRLDSISFGKIVQIREHLLKLQAGGKKVYRLESGDPSFSIAPHITEAINKALKDGKTHYIPNDGIPDLRKALAQKLHFQNNIKVTENDIYVTNGAMHALFVVFQCMLAQGDEVIVPEPLWTEIGDNIRLAGGVTVSVPLTRAKNYQYSYEDILNKITPKTKAIFVNSPQNPSGAIVPKEELRKIANLAAERGLWLVADEAYEDLVYEGEHYSPASGLQGYDKAVSLYSFSKTHAMSGLRVGYIVTTNPMLKERIPKLLRCTVNGINSISQWGALAAVTGPRDHLNYMLSEYKIRREIMYNAAAAIPGLIPFKPQGAFYLWCDVEPELLEKLKIKSVSQLSDFLAECGIGSAPGDCFGESCANGIRFAFSCSTEMVTEGSAALKEFLTRR; translated from the coding sequence ATGAACCGTCTTGACTCGATCAGTTTTGGTAAAATTGTGCAAATACGTGAACATCTTCTCAAGCTTCAAGCAGGCGGAAAAAAAGTATACCGTCTTGAATCTGGTGATCCAAGTTTTTCAATAGCTCCACATATCACAGAAGCAATTAATAAAGCACTTAAAGATGGTAAAACTCATTATATTCCAAATGATGGTATTCCAGATTTACGTAAAGCTCTTGCGCAAAAATTGCATTTCCAAAATAATATCAAAGTAACAGAAAATGATATTTACGTTACAAACGGCGCGATGCATGCATTATTTGTTGTTTTTCAGTGTATGTTAGCACAAGGCGATGAAGTTATTGTTCCTGAACCTCTTTGGACAGAAATTGGTGACAATATTCGCCTTGCTGGTGGTGTTACTGTATCCGTTCCACTTACAAGAGCAAAAAATTATCAATATTCATATGAAGATATTTTAAATAAAATCACACCAAAAACAAAAGCAATATTTGTAAACTCTCCACAAAATCCATCAGGTGCAATTGTTCCAAAAGAAGAACTAAGAAAAATTGCTAATCTGGCTGCTGAGCGTGGACTATGGTTAGTTGCAGATGAAGCATATGAAGATCTTGTCTATGAAGGAGAACACTATTCTCCAGCTAGCGGATTGCAAGGTTATGATAAAGCAGTTTCACTCTATTCTTTTTCAAAAACTCATGCGATGAGCGGTTTAAGAGTTGGATATATCGTAACAACAAATCCTATGTTAAAAGAGCGCATTCCAAAGTTATTACGTTGTACAGTCAACGGGATCAATAGCATATCTCAATGGGGAGCTCTGGCAGCTGTGACAGGTCCACGTGACCATTTAAACTATATGCTTTCTGAATACAAAATACGTCGTGAAATTATGTACAATGCCGCTGCTGCTATCCCAGGTTTAATTCCATTTAAACCTCAAGGAGCATTTTATTTATGGTGCGATGTTGAACCTGAATTATTAGAAAAATTAAAAATCAAATCGGTTTCTCAGCTTTCAGACTTTTTAGCTGAATGTGGCATAGGCAGTGCTCCTGGTGATTGCTTTGGAGAAAGCTGTGCCAATGGTATTCGCTTTGCTTTCAGTTGCAGTACTGAAATGGTCACAGAGGGTTCAGCTGCGCTTAAAGAATTTCTCACTCGCAGATAA
- a CDS encoding ABC-F family ATP-binding cassette domain-containing protein, translating to MSSLISVHDLAKNLPDGTLLFRNFNFNLGKEKVGIIGKNGIGKSTLLRILAGEMEYSAGSIVIEGKLSYLPQKIQDFSKFSIAQILNVEKKLNALQKADIGKATLDDLHEIDDDWDFMTHLQAILKSLELEDIDLQRLGESISGGELMHFLYARLLLENPDIILFDEPTNNLDSAGKNHFYKALSSSRLGYLIVSHDRELLNKMDRIFEISNLGLRTYQGNYDFYLEERNKENEAALHKVTFAEERLKKQVKMEHVLLEKQEKRNVQGKKNIPNLGLPKIVLGRMKENAQNTTSRLKDIHADKTMEYSEAVQREKAELRDEYRIKIDIKKSNIPSTKEMIMCQNLNYRFSNANHSLWKENINFAVIGNKRVHLTGRNGSGKSTLLKLITQQIFPTVGDIKIGSLKFALLDQGTSFLHDELSILENLQKFAMEHFVEHELRVKAGRFLFYGDSVFKKVKYLSGGERVRLALACLLAMNNAPDIFILDEPTNNLDIESIEILTECLNKFSGVLFVVSHDKNFISDIKINMTISL from the coding sequence ATGTCTTCTCTAATTAGTGTACATGATCTAGCAAAAAATTTGCCTGACGGAACTCTGCTTTTTCGCAATTTTAATTTTAATCTTGGTAAAGAAAAAGTGGGAATTATTGGGAAAAACGGCATTGGTAAAAGCACATTATTGAGAATTCTTGCTGGAGAAATGGAATACTCAGCAGGTTCTATTGTCATTGAAGGAAAATTATCCTATTTACCACAAAAAATACAAGATTTTTCAAAATTTTCAATTGCTCAAATACTGAACGTAGAAAAAAAATTAAACGCGCTGCAAAAAGCAGATATTGGAAAAGCTACATTAGATGATTTACATGAAATTGATGATGATTGGGATTTTATGACTCATCTTCAAGCTATTTTAAAATCTCTTGAGCTTGAGGATATCGATCTACAACGGTTAGGTGAAAGCATAAGTGGAGGAGAGCTTATGCATTTTTTATATGCTCGACTTCTCTTAGAAAATCCTGATATTATTTTATTCGATGAACCGACAAATAATTTAGACAGTGCAGGGAAAAATCATTTCTATAAAGCATTGAGCTCTTCACGACTTGGGTACTTAATCGTAAGTCATGATCGTGAATTGTTAAATAAGATGGATCGCATTTTTGAAATTTCAAATCTTGGTCTAAGAACATATCAAGGCAATTATGATTTTTACTTAGAAGAGCGGAATAAAGAAAATGAAGCAGCTTTACATAAAGTTACATTTGCCGAGGAGAGATTAAAAAAGCAAGTAAAAATGGAACATGTTTTGTTGGAGAAACAAGAAAAGAGAAATGTCCAAGGAAAAAAAAATATACCTAATTTGGGCTTGCCCAAAATTGTCTTGGGAAGAATGAAAGAGAATGCGCAAAATACCACTTCGCGTTTAAAAGATATCCATGCAGATAAGACAATGGAATACTCTGAAGCTGTTCAGAGGGAAAAGGCAGAGTTAAGGGATGAATATAGAATAAAAATTGATATAAAAAAATCAAATATTCCAAGCACAAAAGAAATGATTATGTGCCAGAATTTGAATTATAGATTTTCAAATGCGAATCATTCGTTGTGGAAAGAAAATATCAACTTTGCAGTTATAGGCAATAAACGAGTCCATTTAACTGGCCGTAATGGATCTGGAAAATCAACTTTATTAAAATTAATCACTCAACAAATTTTCCCAACAGTAGGTGATATTAAAATTGGTTCTTTAAAATTTGCCTTGCTGGATCAGGGGACTTCTTTTCTGCACGATGAACTGAGTATCTTGGAAAATTTACAAAAATTTGCCATGGAGCACTTTGTAGAGCATGAATTGCGAGTGAAAGCGGGACGATTTTTATTCTATGGCGATTCTGTTTTTAAAAAAGTAAAATATTTAAGCGGTGGTGAAAGAGTGAGGCTTGCTCTAGCTTGTTTATTGGCTATGAATAACGCTCCTGATATTTTTATTCTAGATGAACCGACCAATAATTTGGACATTGAATCGATAGAAATATTAACAGAATGTTTGAATAAATTTAGCGGAGTCTTATTCGTAGTCTCACATGATAAAAACTTTATATCCGACATAAAGATTAACATGACTATCTCTTTGTGA
- the trpD gene encoding anthranilate phosphoribosyltransferase produces MIIDKNFSPIMEQVFAGRGFSKDETSALVHSMIDGTLSDMRVAAVLTGFRFITLTEEIVIAILNAIREKNPIFDSHDLESVVDCGGTGGDHTSTVNISTTAAIVAAGAGANIAKFAGKSISSKSGSSDVLKTLDLTPATTLKVAYENIKKFNIAFLPSNIYFPNLKHLAHIRKTLGFKTIIDLVYPLANPMKLTGQLVGVYSKDSLPLMINCLKNLGRKRAIVAHGEDGLDEISVCSATYIAKLENGKITHEVLKPSEFGIKTHKIKDLIGKDIEYNTKILLDVLKNDAHPAIMDAVIINTAAILWCAEKCDTISEGIEIAKHSISSASALATLEKWKNQK; encoded by the coding sequence ATGATTATTGATAAAAATTTTTCACCAATTATGGAACAGGTCTTTGCTGGACGCGGATTTTCTAAAGATGAAACATCAGCTCTTGTTCATAGCATGATCGATGGCACATTATCAGATATGCGCGTGGCTGCCGTACTTACAGGTTTTCGGTTTATAACATTAACCGAAGAAATTGTTATTGCCATTCTCAATGCAATCCGAGAAAAAAACCCCATTTTTGATTCACATGACCTTGAAAGCGTTGTCGATTGTGGTGGCACAGGAGGCGATCACACTTCCACTGTAAATATTTCGACCACAGCAGCAATCGTTGCAGCAGGAGCAGGAGCAAATATTGCAAAATTTGCTGGGAAAAGTATCTCAAGTAAATCAGGAAGCAGCGATGTTTTAAAAACTCTTGATCTGACACCTGCAACAACTTTAAAAGTTGCTTATGAAAATATTAAAAAATTTAATATCGCATTTTTACCTTCGAATATATATTTTCCAAATCTTAAACACCTTGCGCATATTCGAAAAACACTCGGTTTTAAAACAATCATAGATCTTGTTTATCCCCTTGCGAATCCAATGAAACTTACAGGACAGCTTGTAGGAGTCTATAGTAAAGACTCCCTTCCACTTATGATAAATTGTTTAAAAAACTTAGGGAGAAAACGCGCAATTGTTGCACATGGAGAAGATGGCTTAGATGAAATATCTGTTTGTAGCGCAACTTATATCGCCAAACTTGAAAATGGAAAAATAACTCATGAAGTTTTAAAACCTTCCGAGTTTGGAATAAAAACGCATAAAATCAAAGATCTCATTGGAAAAGATATAGAATATAATACGAAAATATTATTAGATGTCCTTAAAAATGATGCACATCCTGCCATTATGGATGCAGTCATCATCAATACAGCAGCTATTCTTTGGTGCGCTGAAAAGTGCGATACTATTTCTGAAGGGATAGAAATTGCAAAACACTCTATATCTTCTGCAAGTGCATTGGCTACACTAGAAAAGTGGAAAAATCAAAAGTAG
- a CDS encoding alpha/beta fold hydrolase: MSPLGLSLNTLSKNTKLNRFLRLNLLKYVVRPARKVEDYDVIKSTELQLDKSVSSAFKKYLNAIGFRSYVIPTQFGEMHYYDSNPKSDLEPIIFIHGLGSSAQSWWILAQMLENKRRIIMPDLFHMSGFSKANNPVMDFLQHSQSVVELIKNITNDKVDICGLSLGGWISLHIAATESKMINKVILMNPAGLKINLFALRDTLTYLSWTKFQTLYPGIMKAFPYTGALFLSETAKRALFRNLKSDHVKDLLKLSKPEHFMDSFLGKIKCPVLLLWGREDQLLSNQIPIVLTKRINNIQSIWVEKCAHVLSLEAPVNCYLEINKFLNLSGIKDNKFTKALLSISKPYPTNPIVIKEIHHDY; the protein is encoded by the coding sequence ATGAGTCCTCTAGGATTAAGTTTGAATACTCTTTCTAAGAATACAAAACTGAATCGCTTTTTAAGGCTCAATTTACTCAAATATGTTGTAAGACCTGCAAGAAAAGTAGAAGATTATGATGTAATAAAATCCACAGAATTACAGTTAGATAAAAGTGTTTCATCGGCATTTAAAAAATATTTAAACGCTATTGGCTTCAGATCGTATGTTATACCAACACAATTTGGTGAAATGCATTATTATGACAGCAATCCTAAATCCGATCTTGAACCTATAATATTTATCCATGGACTTGGTAGCAGCGCTCAAAGCTGGTGGATATTAGCTCAGATGTTAGAAAATAAACGAAGAATAATTATGCCTGATCTTTTTCATATGTCAGGATTTAGTAAAGCTAATAATCCAGTCATGGATTTTTTACAGCACTCTCAATCTGTAGTGGAACTCATTAAAAACATCACGAATGACAAAGTAGATATCTGTGGTTTAAGTTTAGGTGGTTGGATTTCACTTCATATTGCAGCAACTGAAAGCAAAATGATTAATAAAGTAATTCTAATGAATCCTGCTGGATTAAAAATTAATTTATTTGCTTTAAGAGATACGTTAACTTATTTGAGTTGGACAAAATTTCAAACGCTTTATCCAGGAATTATGAAAGCATTTCCTTATACTGGAGCGCTTTTTCTAAGTGAAACAGCTAAAAGAGCGCTTTTTCGCAACTTAAAAAGTGATCATGTTAAAGATTTACTTAAACTATCAAAACCTGAACATTTTATGGATAGTTTTTTGGGGAAAATAAAATGCCCAGTTTTATTATTATGGGGGCGTGAAGATCAGCTTTTATCAAATCAAATTCCAATTGTATTAACTAAACGGATTAACAATATCCAATCAATTTGGGTGGAAAAATGTGCACATGTTCTTTCACTAGAAGCGCCTGTTAATTGCTACTTAGAAATCAATAAATTTTTGAATTTATCAGGCATTAAGGATAATAAATTTACAAAAGCGTTACTTTCGATTTCGAAACCCTATCCTACGAACCCCATAGTCATAAAAGAGATTCATCATGATTATTGA
- the glmM gene encoding phosphoglucosamine mutase, translated as MAKYFGTDGIRGEANFGSMTPMNILKIAQSFGIALKKRTKRPKVIIGKDTRVSGYMIEGIFSSGLCSVGVDVLFVGPLPTPGIAYLTRGMRADAGVMISASHNPYHDNGIKLFDHNGFKLPDADEEFIETLIDDPNLENHLVTSDLMGRAKRIDDAIGQYAVFLKERFPKNLKLDGKRIVLDCAHGAGYKVAPKVFSELGAEVICINNDPNGFNINFESGALHPEKLRLEVLNLRADIGFALDGDADRLIVVDEKGNILDGDHILAMCALEMKSQNQLLNNGVCVTIMSNKGFDIAMQNAGIQVYRTNVGDRNVVEEMLNRKLVLGGEQSGHLLFLDSSTTGDAIVGCLKVLEMMCRSGKSISELTSVMQKLPQITRNVKVTAKPPIRTLKATTTLLKEFEKELGDSGRILLRYSGTEPLARITLEGPELSRLQTIALELEQELLKEIG; from the coding sequence ATGGCTAAATATTTTGGAACAGATGGTATAAGAGGCGAAGCAAATTTTGGGTCAATGACTCCAATGAATATTTTAAAAATCGCTCAATCTTTTGGTATAGCTCTCAAAAAAAGAACAAAGCGTCCAAAAGTAATTATTGGTAAAGACACGCGCGTGAGTGGATATATGATTGAAGGGATTTTTTCATCTGGACTTTGCAGTGTAGGAGTTGATGTTCTTTTCGTAGGTCCCTTACCAACACCTGGTATTGCATATTTAACTCGAGGAATGAGAGCAGATGCTGGAGTGATGATCTCTGCTAGCCACAATCCTTATCATGACAATGGTATTAAGCTTTTTGATCACAATGGATTTAAACTCCCTGATGCCGATGAAGAATTTATTGAAACACTCATTGACGATCCAAATCTGGAAAATCATCTTGTTACTTCTGATCTAATGGGCAGAGCAAAGCGAATCGACGATGCAATTGGTCAATATGCAGTTTTTTTAAAAGAAAGATTTCCAAAAAATTTAAAACTCGATGGAAAAAGAATTGTTCTGGATTGTGCACATGGCGCAGGTTATAAAGTCGCACCAAAAGTCTTTAGTGAACTTGGAGCAGAAGTGATTTGTATTAACAACGATCCGAATGGTTTTAATATTAATTTTGAAAGTGGTGCACTTCACCCTGAAAAATTACGACTCGAAGTTTTAAATTTACGCGCAGATATTGGCTTTGCTCTCGATGGCGATGCCGATAGACTCATTGTTGTCGATGAAAAAGGTAACATACTGGATGGTGACCATATTCTTGCTATGTGCGCTCTCGAAATGAAATCACAAAATCAATTACTAAATAATGGGGTTTGTGTTACCATAATGAGTAATAAAGGTTTTGACATTGCAATGCAAAATGCAGGAATACAAGTCTACAGAACAAATGTTGGCGACAGAAATGTTGTTGAAGAAATGCTTAATCGGAAACTTGTATTAGGTGGAGAACAGTCTGGTCATTTGCTTTTCCTTGACTCAAGTACAACGGGTGATGCAATTGTTGGATGCTTAAAAGTTTTAGAAATGATGTGTCGATCTGGAAAGAGTATTTCTGAGTTAACCTCTGTGATGCAAAAACTGCCACAGATCACACGAAATGTTAAAGTAACAGCAAAACCTCCAATTCGCACTCTCAAGGCAACAACTACATTATTAAAAGAATTTGAAAAAGAATTGGGTGATTCAGGAAGAATTCTATTAAGATATAGTGGAACAGAGCCTCTTGCTCGCATCACTCTGGAAGGTCCGGAGCTTTCTCGTCTCCAAACAATTGCTTTGGAACTAGAGCAGGAGCTCCTCAAAGAAATAGGATAA
- a CDS encoding CdaR family protein → MPSGNQEQNSIFKLIFKMVINNFWLKVISVVFAIVLFSIVRTDKDMSFEKVAKIKLITAPSMIILGSSERTLDVIIKQQNSLFSVSPTDTELTGEIDILSETPGRVRVKVTKESFPNLPKHYAIFIDRPFIDVDIDKLQEKVIPVQAVLKGEPQPGLTIEKVTVSPSQIKVTGARQELARTQSLFTIPIIIEGIKSTLSTEANIELEDNSSLAALEKNVKVTVTLSPRKYSRIFRAVPIEFSGASRNIISKLQIRPRVVDIEVSGEKDILKNLDPSDVRVILDTADLETGWQDKRVILKIPDNVTLVKMNPDTISVHLNP, encoded by the coding sequence ATGCCAAGTGGAAATCAAGAACAAAACTCAATATTTAAATTAATCTTTAAAATGGTTATTAATAATTTTTGGTTAAAAGTTATTTCTGTTGTTTTTGCTATTGTTTTATTCTCAATAGTTAGAACAGATAAAGATATGAGTTTTGAAAAAGTTGCTAAAATTAAACTTATAACAGCTCCAAGCATGATTATTTTAGGTTCTTCTGAACGTACGCTAGATGTCATCATCAAACAACAAAATTCACTCTTTTCGGTCTCACCAACTGACACAGAACTGACCGGAGAAATCGATATATTAAGCGAAACTCCTGGGAGAGTTCGAGTGAAAGTCACGAAAGAAAGTTTTCCAAATCTTCCCAAACATTATGCGATATTTATTGACCGTCCTTTTATAGATGTAGATATAGATAAATTACAAGAAAAAGTGATACCAGTTCAAGCTGTATTAAAAGGCGAACCGCAACCTGGCTTGACCATAGAAAAAGTAACTGTGTCACCATCACAAATAAAAGTAACAGGAGCACGTCAAGAACTTGCTAGAACACAAAGTTTGTTCACAATTCCAATTATTATAGAGGGCATAAAAAGCACACTTTCAACCGAAGCTAATATTGAACTAGAAGATAATTCTTCTCTTGCTGCGCTCGAAAAAAATGTAAAAGTCACTGTTACATTATCACCGCGTAAGTACAGTCGCATATTTAGAGCTGTTCCAATCGAATTCAGCGGTGCATCAAGAAATATAATTTCAAAATTGCAAATACGACCAAGGGTCGTTGATATTGAAGTTTCTGGAGAAAAAGATATCTTAAAAAATTTAGACCCTTCAGATGTCCGAGTTATTTTAGACACTGCGGATCTTGAAACAGGTTGGCAAGACAAACGTGTGATATTAAAAATACCTGATAATGTAACACTCGTTAAAATGAATCCAGATACAATATCAGTGCATCTCAATCCTTAA